The Treponema succinifaciens DSM 2489 region TTATCAATTGTCATTCGGCTTGCATTGTTGATTTTTTGATAATCAGATAAGTATTTGCGTAAATCTTCGGTTTCTATTTGATTAAATGGCTTATGAAGTATGGTGATTGCTTTCTGCAAAGTAGACTTATAATATTTTATAGAACGTTCAGAACAACCTTCTACATGTTTAGCAGCAAGAAAATTCTCCAGTAAAGTTGAATTGTCATTTTTAACATTGCTAGTGCACTCATTATTAGTTGTAATGGTTACATCATAAAGACAATACGTAAGGACTTCATGCAATTTTTGATTTTGTGCATTATTCAGGCTTGCACACATTTGCTGTTCAATGTTTTTGATTAGTGTTTCTTTCATAATAGACTCCTTAAAGCCCATTATGAAAGAAAATTATTTAAAGTCCTTATGAGAAGTATTCTTGCATTTTGCTATCTAGTAGTTCCTGTAAGTCTGTAATCTGTTGTTTTACTACAAATTTCGATTTGTCGATTTTCTGGACGAAGGCGGCGAATTGGTTTTGGAGGTCGAGAGGAACATCAATTATCTGTTCATCATGGAATTCATTACGATTTAATGTTGGAACTCCTACGCCAGATTTAAATCGCTTCAAATCAAAAAACTCTAAAAGAAATTTTAAATAACAAATATTATTTCCATGTGTATCATTAGAAAATAAGGTTGTATTTAATGGCCAAAAGGGAGTTTCACACATATAAACCTCACCGATTGTACCGGAGCGACCAGTAATAATTCCTTTATCCATTTTTGCTAAGTTATGATTGCCGAGAATACCATTAGAACCAAATACAGGTATTTTTCCTTTACTATCTCTATCTTGTACTGGTAAATCATAACCTCGCTGCATTGTAACAACATCTATTACTTTCTTAGTTGGAAAGTTTTTTGAATTGTAAATTGGATTCCCAAACATCTCGACAAATTCGGATTTGACAGCTTCATCTAGCAAGGAAAGCTGCTGTTTTTTGTTGTCGATTGCGGATTGGATTTTGTCGAGTTCTGCGGCGATTTTTTGTTGTTCTGAAAAAGATTTTTCTGTAAATTGTATTTCTTTTAAAAATTTAAAATGCCTTGCATATCCTTGACTTTCAATCGGTTTTGCCAAGATGTTGTAGTAAACATACCTAGGATCAAAGTCTTTATTGATGACTTTCAAAAGTTTTACACCATCAGCACCTATATAACAAGGTTCATCTACATACTTTACAACTCTTGTGTGATCTCCAAAAATAATGTATGGATAGTCAGTTACAACGCCTTGTTCATCATTTGAAAAACCTACAGAATATTCTTTTCCCTGGTCAAATATTCTGTACTTGCCCGCATCAAGATAATCCGATTGAGGAATTTTTATTGCAGTTTTTGTTACATCAGAAAGAATTTCATTATATGATTTCATTCCACAGCTCCTTGTGCAATTTCCCAGTAACCGCCTTTATCTGCTCCGACACGACGAATAAAACCTTCCGCTTGCATTGCAGTTAGCATCTTTTTTATTGTTGTGTGTCCTATACCCAAAAGATTTTCCAATTTTGCTATGGTTGTATTTTTATCCTGTTCTATAGCATCATATATTCGTTGACATTTTTCTGGCCACTTTTCTGGCCACTTTTCTGGCCACTTTATTGTTTTCTCCCTGGTTTTCTCTTTATCGGACATTTTGGGAGATAAAGGGAAATTTTCTGCCTCTTGATGTTCATTCATAAGAGCCAGATATTTATCAGAAGCAAAACAGCGGGCTGTAACACCTCCTAGAGAAAGGTCAATTACAGGAAGTTTAGCGTTTTCTTCTTCACAATATCTTGTAATTTTGCTGAAGCCTCGGGCCCAGCTTTCAATCATACCGCACTTAAAGAATACATTTGCAAGGTTAGGATTGCATGGTTTTGAAACATGTTCCTTAAACAAATCTTCAATAGGAACTTCCTTTGGAAGCGCGCCGTCATTCCAGAGACGGATTTTATCTTTATAAATACGAATCTGAATTGGTGTTGTAGAAAGGTAGTCCTTATGAATTACTGCATTTAAAAGAAGTTCACGGAATGCTGCACGAGGAAAAAAGAAAGTTTCTTTTCTATATATATCATCATAAGAAATAAGTGCTTTCATGTATTTTGAATAAATAAGGTCCATACTCTTTTCTACCTGCAGAATAAGCGGACCGTGTATTTCATCCTGATATAAAATATCAGCATCGTTTTCAAAATATGCGACTTTAATATATGCACCTGTTACCCATTTTTCTGGATCTGGATAAAAAGCAAGCATACATGCTCTAGTCAAATAGTCACCTTCAGTAAGATGAAGATTCTGAATAAGAGTTTCGTTTGTTACATCAAGAGCCGAATCATCTAAACGTCCTGATTCCTTTGCCTTTTTTTTAAAAAGTTTGATAGCGTCATTTTCCAAATCATCAACTGTAATGTGTGGAACTGGAACAGAATCCCAGGTGCGGCCTTGTACAGATAGAATCATTTTATCAAGTTCAACGCCACTTACTTCCTGCATTGTTGAACCGGTTCGCCTGTAATATTTTCCGTGATAACTTACAGGGAATGGGTATTTTTCAGTGATGATTTCAAAATAATCCAAATCATTTTTATTAAGAAGATTTACAGTACAGATTAATCCCATTGTATTTCGAATTTTGTTTGGAATATCTTCGCTAAGTTTATGAGCGTCCTCAATACCGCAGACATTACCATTATCATCAATGCCAATATAAAGCTTTCCGCCTTCAGTATTTGCAAAAACGCAAATCCATTTGAGGTATTCATCACGCCATGTTTTTTTATATTCTATGTTCTGACTTTCCATCTGCTAGATTTCTCCCTGCAACTCTTTCATAACCTTGGCAAACTGCTTTTCCAGTTCATTAATCGAAGCAAAGATTTCTTTTACAGGACGGTATTCTTTCTTTTCAACTTCTTTTTTCTGATACTTGTTGAAAGAGAAAACATAATCGTTATCTACAATTTCCTGTTTATCTACAAGGAAAGATTTTTCATAATGAGTTCGTTCGGCTTCTTTGTCACGGTTGTTCCAGCGGTTGATGATGTCGGGAATGTCGTTTGCTTCGATTGCATCGCGTTTCTGGTCAAGGCTGTAGCCGTCGTTTTCCATATTGTACATCCAGACTTTGTCGGTTCCGCCTGCATTTGTTTTTGTAAAAATGAGAATGCCTGTCTGAACTCCAGAATATGGATAGAATACTCCGCCTGGCATAAAGATTACGCCTTCGAGTTTCTGATTTTCTACCAATTCCTTGCGGAGCTTTGTGTACGCCTTATCGTTTGTGTTGTTCAAAACTCCAACAGGAATAATGCTTACACAACGGCCTCCAGTTTTAAGAAGACGAAGGAAGAGGCTCAAAAAAAGAAGTTCTGTTTTCTTTGTTCCACCGCTAATCTGATTCAACGATTTAGCAACTGTGCTTGGATCAAGGCTTCCGCTGAAGGGTGGATTTGCAAGGATGAGTGTATGTGAATCTTTTTCCTCGTAATCTTCTCCCAAAGAATTGTTGTATTTGATTACAGGGTTTTCTACACCATGCAAGGTCATATTCATACAGCCGATTCGGAGCATGTCGGTGTCGGTGTCAAAACCTGTGAACATTTTATTGTGGAAGTGCTGGTTGTTTGTTTTGTTTGTAAGTTCTTTTGCGAAATGTTCCTTAATGTATTTTGCACTTTCACTAAGAAATCCCGCAGTTCCCATGGCAGGATCAATGATTGTGTCTGTAAGGCCAGGCTTTGCGATTTCTACCATCATGTCGATTATATGGCGGGGAGTGCGGAACTGGCCATTGTCGCCACTGGTTGCCATTTTTGAAAGCAGGTATTCATAACAGTCGCCCATAATGTCTGTCTTGTTGAATCCAAGGTCAGGATCACTTAAGGCTTCAATCATTTTTCCCAGGATATATGGATTTGAAATCGCAAATTCTGCTTTTTCCATGTACTTAGCGAAAGAAGTCACTTTGTCGCCGTGGAGGTTTTTGATGAAAGGAAAAACATTGTTTTTGAGGTTGTCAAACTTTTTACCGTTGTCGCCCCAGGTGCTAAAAACACTCCAGCGGAGATCTGCATAGGAACAGTTAATTTTATCTTCTTCGTCGATATAAAAGCCGTCCTTAAAAATCAGGTCGTAGTCTTCAAGATTAACTTCTACGCCTGCTGCAACAAGGCTGTTTATTTTTCGTTCTATTTTAATCTGGTTGTCATCCAGCATTTTTATAAAAATGAGATATGTTATCTGCTGAATATCAATCCAAGGGTTTGTCATCTGATTAGACCACATTGCATCCCAAAGATTGTCTAATTTATTCTTGATTTCACCAGTAATCATTGTTTTCTTCCTTTCTATAATAATTAATCCATTATAGCACAAAATTTATGGTTTTGCTCCCTTTTCATCCAGCTTAGCTGCGTATTCTTCTGGAACTCCTATTGCTTTTAATGTTATCCCATCCGATGAGAGTGCGGTTATTTTCGCAAGAATAGGAATATGTGTCGGCGGCAAAAAACAGGCCAGCTTAGGAAGAAGCATATTCATTTCAATTTCTGAACCTTCTTTCACATGGTAAGTTTTTTTATACCGTTCCCCTGTCCATTCATTTTCGATAGCAAGTATGACAGTAAAATCTTCGTCTGTAGGTCTTATGGATTCAAGATTGCAAAAATTGGCTTCTGTTTCTTCTTCCGGCAAAAAAGATAATTCTTCTCCAATTTTTGAGGTTTCTTCTTCAAGATATTCCGGTTCGATGTAATCCTGGATGTTTGATTTGTAATTCTTCATTTTCCTAAATGCTTCTATGCAACAAACTTATCAACTAAATAAGATTCAGAACTATAAAGATTCTCTACCCGAAGAGAAATATTCACTCCCTCATTAAGAAAACGAATTCCTTCCAGAGAATGGTCTTTCTGCTCTACAAGATCAGAAGAATAATATCTTCCCAAGTTAGACGCAAAATGATTCTGAAGCTCAGCATCATCCAAACAATAAATCTTTTTTTTCCTTGTAGTTTCTCATAGGTTTTATCTCCTTTATTTCGTTCTTGATATAAAGAAGATGGTGGATTTATGAAAAGTTGACAAAAAAAATAAGATAAGCAAAAAAGTTTTTTTTTCTGCTTATCTTGTGTTTTTATTATAATAGTATGAAATGTTATTCTTCTGTCAAATCATCAAGCAAGGCCTGTGTATCAGATTCTGCTTCTGCTGTTGGAAGTGCATCCACATTCTTAAGCTTCTTTTCTATAGCTCTTGAACGTACTTCTGCTTTACCAATTTCTGTAGATGCTGCATCAAGTTTCTTTTTTGTTGCTGCAAGTACATCACCAAACTTGCCGAACTCAGTCTTTACAGAACCAAGTAAATCCCAAACCTTAGACGTCTCCTTCTGGATGGCGAGTGTACGGAATCCCATCTGTAAACTATTCAGAAATGCTCCAAGTGTTGTAGGGCCGGCAATCGTAACTTTGTATTCATCCTGAATCTGCTGAAAAAGACCAGGAACGCGCATTACTTCGGCAAACAAACCTTCAAATGGCAGGAACATAAGGCCAAAGTCTGTAGTATACGGAACTTCGATATACTTTTCCTTTATATCCTTTGCCATCTTTTTAATATCTGTAACCAAAGACTTCTTCTGAGATTCAATCTCATCTTTGTCAGCATTATCATATGCAAGAGTAAGCTTATCCCAAACAGCAGCCGGATATTTGGAATCAATTGGCAAAAGCACAAATTCATCATCTGCAGTTTTAGATGGAATTTTTACCGCAAACTCAACAACCTTCTTAGAGTTGTTTGGATTTGGATGTGCATTCTTAACAAACTGCTCTGGCGAAAGCATCTGGCTAAGAAGTGCTTCAAGCTGAATTTCTCCCATGCCTCCGGCCGTCTTAACATTTGTAAGTGCACGCTTCAATCCACCAACATCACTTGCAAGATTCTGCATCTCGCCAAGTCCCTTCTGAACTGCTTCAAGCTGTTTGGTAACAATTTCAAATGAACCTGTAAGACGTTTCTCAAGAGTCGACTGAAGTTTTTCATCAACAGTAACACGCATTTCTTCAAGTTTCTTTTCATTACTTTCCTGAATATTTTTTAAGCTTGATTGAACAGTTTGCTGCTGATAATTCAAAGTATCTTGGGTTGTCTTTGTAAGCGTATCCAGCCGAGTAGACAAAGCCTCCATAAACTTAGTTAGGCTGTTTGTCATAGAATCCTGCGTATTTTTTGTCAGAGTATCGAACTTGCCATTAATAGAATCCTGGAAATTCATTAAAGTTTCTGTATTTTCTTTGCGTGATGCTGCAGTAGATTCTGAAGTCTCTTTACGATTTAATGCAAATTCATCTTTGAGATTTTTCTCATATATCTCAAGTTTTTTTTCATAAATACCAAGCTTATCAGAAATTATGCCAGAATCAGAGTTCTTGCTTTTCTTAATAAGAACGATAGACAATACAATGCCAACCAACACCAAAACTGTAATAACTGAAAGAAAAATAATTGTTCCCATATATCTGGAATCTCCTTGTAATTTTAATCTTAATTATAAGAAGCAGGTACATTTTATAAAAGTTGACAATTTTTATAAAAAAATTATCTCTCTCATCCTCTTTCTCTCTGCGGTTTCCTCTCCGTTTTGTAAATCAGATCTTCCATGCTGATATAACGACCAAGGGTATCTCGAACTGCTGCAGCTCCCAGATGTGTTTTTCCAGTTCCTTTGGCTCCGGTCATTAGAAGAACTCCTTCATTGCCTTCCTGACTTACAAAATTACACACCTTCTGATAAATGTTTTTTTCAGTTTCTGTCCGGCATTCAAAGTTGAAGAATGAACATTCTGCAAATCTTGGCGGAACGCCACTTGAATTACTTTTGTTCCAGTTTTTAATGTTACTCAGATTTGCGGCTATTTTTTCACGTAAACTTTTTCTTTCGTACTCAAAAATCTCTTTTTGTCTTCCCTCAAGTTTATCATCTGGGGAATATCCGCATTTTTCCAATGCAAATCTTTCATCTGTATCAAAACGGTTTAATTCATCAATTAAGTTTTGTTCTCTCATGTTGTACTCCGCGTGTTGTAAAAGTTTAAGGGGACCATTTGGCACTAGAAGGGCAGGTTCGCCAAAGTCTCTTCTGACACTTCATCACAGCCAGATTTCTGAACGGCCGTGAGCCGCCTTACGCTTTTTGTAATTGGAGCAGGCTTTTCAATCTCCCTTAAAGCCCACTGCATTGAATTAAAATCAGACCTGGGATTTGCTCCCTTATCTGCTTTCCACTCACTGTAAAGCTCAATGGCTTTATCAGTCTGTTCTTTTGTGTGATTTTTCAGAAGATCTTCCATCTCGTTATCAGAAAGAAAAACATTCTGATTGGCACCGTAAGGTTTCTTTTGCTTTTGGGAAGGTTTTGTGATTCCAGACGGAGGGGAAGTTTCAGCCTGTACAGATATTTGATTTAAGCCGGACAGTTTTGAAAAATCAATCTTAGCCTGTGCAAAAATCTTTCTGAGTTCAACTTCCTTGTTCTGTTTTCTGATTAGTTCAACTTTGATAAGGCTCAGGGCTTTCAGTTCCTTAATCCAGTTTTCAACTGTCCGTAAACTAACTCTATGGTTTGCAGCGAAGTAAGCATTCTTCTGACTGCAAAATCCATAGGTTTAAGTGAGAAACAAAACTTCCCCGTAGAAAAGCTTTGCTCCTGCTGACAGTTTTTGCTCAAACAGAACTTCCAGCGGAATCTGGATGAAAATAATCAGGCTTTCTTTCAGGCTGATTTAGCATCCGTCACTCCAAGCTGCTTTTTTGAAGAAGCAACGTTGTGCCGTTCGCTGGTTGAAACCGTATAAAACTGAACTCGTCCGTCATGGTAGGTAAATGTGATGGAACATTCGCCGTGCTGAATCTGGTGATTGTTTAATTCCTGAAGTGCCTGGATAAAAACATTGTCGCCTAACATGCAGCACCTCCCACTGGAATTTTAACCCCTCCAGTTGAACGATGTACAAGAATGTAAGCTTCCAGATCTTTTTGAGAACGAAAAGTCTTTTTGACAATCTGACTTTGGGGAGTTCTGAGTCTGGAATAAGACTGTCTAAAGTTGACATGCCAATGTGCAGGATTGCTACAACCTGCTGTCGTGTTAGAAGTGCATCAGCCGGAATTTCTGGTCAGATGCTTGGGGTATTGTTTTTTACCATAATTGATTCCCCGGGCAGGCAATCAATCGATAATTAAAATATAACGAAGGACAGATACTTTCGTCAAGTTTTGTGTTCCTTCGGTTGTCACTAGCTGAAGTTAACTGAAGCATAAAATAAAAGATTTTTGAAATATTTTTTTGAGAATGCATATTTATATTAAAAATTCATATATATCTGAATTTATATATTTACTGTGCACATTTTTCGTGAGGGGACGGAAGGATTTTTCATGAGGTTTAGGAAATTTTCTTCAAGACTCCCCGAAAATAACTGCAGGAGAGTAGTACGCAGATTTGCGTTTAAATGATTTTTGGACGATGGATTTTTAGAAGAGATTTGAAAGATGTTTCAAAGAACTTTGAGGGTAAATGAAAAAGGCTTCCAGTCTGCATCTAACAAACTGAAAGCCTCTTAAAATTATTTCAGATTATTTTGTTTTAATATCTTTATTGTCTTTGTCTTGCTTCTCTTGAGTTGAAGCCTTAAGCAACTCCTTTAAAGATTCATTTGGTTCTGAAGGATTCTCTAGTTCGGTCATTACAAGATCTCTGTCTTGATTTGATAGTTTTAAAGTTTCTGACATTTTCAATTCCTTTTACTTCTGAATCCAGACATAAGCCGTTGCCGAACTAGCACCAACCTTTTCAATAAGGCTTTCCTTTACTAAATCGGCCAGGGCTCTTTCTACCGTCTTTGTACTGATATCAGACCTTATGAGAAGGTGGATACTTCTGAATTAGATTGGAGCCTACCAAATAATTGGTGTCTATGTCATTTTGGAGATATTGCCACTGTAATAAATGGAAAGAATCAATCAAAAGTAGAAAATCCAGATGGCAAATATCCTATTTATGGTAGCGGCGGGATAATGGGAAGAGCTGATGATTTTATTTGTCCTGCAAACTGTACAATCATTGGAAGAAAAGGCTCAATAAATAATCCGATTTTTGTTGAAGAAAAGTTTTGGAATGTAGATACAGCCTTTGGCTTATGTCCTTCGGAAGCAGTATTACCTAAGTTCTTATATTACTTCTGTGAATATTTTGATTTTACAACACTTGATTCAAGTACAACTCTACCAAGTCTTACAAAAACAAATATTCAACAGATTGTTTTAGCATTGCCACCAATAGATGAACAGAAACGAATTTTAGACAAAATCGTAGAATTATTTGGAATACTAGATGAGATTGTTTTGAATTTGATCTAGTTGGTAAAATAATTCAGATACTTTATCAACAATACGAGCTTGCTCATGCATTGGAGGAATCGCAATAGGAGAATTTGCCATTTCCTTTAGATAAAATCCCATTTGTGCAGTTCCGGTAGAATGTTCAATAACATAGGTCTGAAAGAAATTGCTGTCAAAAAAGTATTTCAAGAATTGATTGTTTATATTTGTATTTAAAACGGTAACACTTCGTTGAAAGCATATATTATAATCTCCAGAGTAGATGCAACTTCTGCCAATTGTTCCAACTGAAGTAAAGAAGATGTCTCCTTTTTCGGCTTTAGTACGATTGTTTTCAATCTTAAAAACTTCTTTTGATAAATACCTTACATTTTCTAAATCATCAAGCCTGTCATAATTAATATTTCTTGAAGAAGCCATTATATATTCGGTTTGTTCTTCTACACTTTTCGGTGGATTATGGTCACCATCTACAAGTTTGTTGCAAATACTTGTTAATTTCACCCATCTCCAAGAATCAGGAATCTCAAACGGTTCATCTTCCACCTTCTCATAAGGTCTGCATTAAGAAGTTCACTTTTTTGAAATATAAAACTTATGATAAAGATCTAGAAAAACAATATAAAAGACATCAGGATATAAATTAAACTTAGAAACGTCAGTTTTATCTATCATAAACCCTATAAGTCTTTGATCTCCTTCTAGTCTAAAACGAGCCCATTTAACACCAGCTGGAACATGATTAGGATGATGAAATTCGGATTTCGATGGAAAATCTTCATAAATTTCTAATACATTTCCATCTTTATTTCCAATTCGTTCATTTTCCCAATGTATTCTATTCTCATTTGAGTACCATTTTAGTTTTTCAATTATTTTAGAAAATTGTTCAACTGTAAGCTCTGAAAATCTTTGTCCCTGTTCAGAATCTAAGTATTTAAAATTAAATGATATTAAACCTTTAATTGTCTTATATGAAGTTTCTACACTTTCTTTTGGGAAATTTGCAAGTTTATTTTCTTTCTTAGAATTGTTATGCTTCAATTTTAGGATATCCTCCCAATAAATGTCTTTTATAAGGAGCAGAAACAGATCTGTCATTTCTCAAAATATTTGTTTCTGGTTCATCAAGTCTATAACAAAAACTTTCCCCATTTTCTTTTTCAAACAAGTAAGTTCTGTATTTACCAAGTATATCTAGAACATCTGGATTTAAACTTGTAAATATCATCTGTGCATTATTTGGATTTGAGTCTCGTTTTATAAAAAGATTTATCAAATGCGGTAAAATATCTGGATGAAGATTAATATCAAATTCATCCAAAATGAGAACGCCGCCAGATTTTAAATTTTCATAGTAATATAATAAGTTTATATAAAGAGCCCTGGTTCCTGTGGATTCTGAATCAATTCCTAATTTACTATTTGAATTATCAACGTCGTGGAAGAAAATCGGGAAATAAATTTTTTTATTTTTTTCATCTTCTCTAAACGAAATTGTAATATCAGATATACCTGTATCAAACTTTTTTATTAATTGCTTGCTGAAGTTTAATGCTTCTGGGGTATGAAAATAAACTTCTGAAATTGCTGGTACATCTCGTCTAATTTCGTATCTAAGGCCTGTGTAAGTTACATTAATAGTATGCTTATTAAAGAAATTGAAGACAGGTTCAATTTCCTGTATTGCATATTGATGAAGAGTGCTTATAATTGAGGCGTTTTTTCTTAAGATAATCTTTGATTCATTATCATAAAGATGATTTACTGATACTTCATTATTATCACGCTGTAATAAAATCTCCTCAACTGTACTTTTAATCAAGAATAGAGTTTCTTTTATTACATGATCTTTTTGTAAAACTGCTTCATAACGATATTCAAGTTCATCAGAATCTGTAAATTCCACATAAAACTCTGAAGGTTCGTTGTTGTTAAAGAAAGTGTCATACAAAATAAATGATTCAGGTGTATAAATGAAGCTATTTTTTATAAA contains the following coding sequences:
- a CDS encoding restriction endonuclease subunit S — encoded protein: MKSYNEILSDVTKTAIKIPQSDYLDAGKYRIFDQGKEYSVGFSNDEQGVVTDYPYIIFGDHTRVVKYVDEPCYIGADGVKLLKVINKDFDPRYVYYNILAKPIESQGYARHFKFLKEIQFTEKSFSEQQKIAAELDKIQSAIDNKKQQLSLLDEAVKSEFVEMFGNPIYNSKNFPTKKVIDVVTMQRGYDLPVQDRDSKGKIPVFGSNGILGNHNLAKMDKGIITGRSGTIGEVYMCETPFWPLNTTLFSNDTHGNNICYLKFLLEFFDLKRFKSGVGVPTLNRNEFHDEQIIDVPLDLQNQFAAFVQKIDKSKFVVKQQITDLQELLDSKMQEYFS
- a CDS encoding ATP-binding protein produces the protein MESQNIEYKKTWRDEYLKWICVFANTEGGKLYIGIDDNGNVCGIEDAHKLSEDIPNKIRNTMGLICTVNLLNKNDLDYFEIITEKYPFPVSYHGKYYRRTGSTMQEVSGVELDKMILSVQGRTWDSVPVPHITVDDLENDAIKLFKKKAKESGRLDDSALDVTNETLIQNLHLTEGDYLTRACMLAFYPDPEKWVTGAYIKVAYFENDADILYQDEIHGPLILQVEKSMDLIYSKYMKALISYDDIYRKETFFFPRAAFRELLLNAVIHKDYLSTTPIQIRIYKDKIRLWNDGALPKEVPIEDLFKEHVSKPCNPNLANVFFKCGMIESWARGFSKITRYCEEENAKLPVIDLSLGGVTARCFASDKYLALMNEHQEAENFPLSPKMSDKEKTREKTIKWPEKWPEKWPEKCQRIYDAIEQDKNTTIAKLENLLGIGHTTIKKMLTAMQAEGFIRRVGADKGGYWEIAQGAVE
- a CDS encoding type I restriction-modification system subunit M; its protein translation is MITGEIKNKLDNLWDAMWSNQMTNPWIDIQQITYLIFIKMLDDNQIKIERKINSLVAAGVEVNLEDYDLIFKDGFYIDEEDKINCSYADLRWSVFSTWGDNGKKFDNLKNNVFPFIKNLHGDKVTSFAKYMEKAEFAISNPYILGKMIEALSDPDLGFNKTDIMGDCYEYLLSKMATSGDNGQFRTPRHIIDMMVEIAKPGLTDTIIDPAMGTAGFLSESAKYIKEHFAKELTNKTNNQHFHNKMFTGFDTDTDMLRIGCMNMTLHGVENPVIKYNNSLGEDYEEKDSHTLILANPPFSGSLDPSTVAKSLNQISGGTKKTELLFLSLFLRLLKTGGRCVSIIPVGVLNNTNDKAYTKLRKELVENQKLEGVIFMPGGVFYPYSGVQTGILIFTKTNAGGTDKVWMYNMENDGYSLDQKRDAIEANDIPDIINRWNNRDKEAERTHYEKSFLVDKQEIVDNDYVFSFNKYQKKEVEKKEYRPVKEIFASINELEKQFAKVMKELQGEI
- a CDS encoding DNA recombination protein RmuC → MGTIIFLSVITVLVLVGIVLSIVLIKKSKNSDSGIISDKLGIYEKKLEIYEKNLKDEFALNRKETSESTAASRKENTETLMNFQDSINGKFDTLTKNTQDSMTNSLTKFMEALSTRLDTLTKTTQDTLNYQQQTVQSSLKNIQESNEKKLEEMRVTVDEKLQSTLEKRLTGSFEIVTKQLEAVQKGLGEMQNLASDVGGLKRALTNVKTAGGMGEIQLEALLSQMLSPEQFVKNAHPNPNNSKKVVEFAVKIPSKTADDEFVLLPIDSKYPAAVWDKLTLAYDNADKDEIESQKKSLVTDIKKMAKDIKEKYIEVPYTTDFGLMFLPFEGLFAEVMRVPGLFQQIQDEYKVTIAGPTTLGAFLNSLQMGFRTLAIQKETSKVWDLLGSVKTEFGKFGDVLAATKKKLDAASTEIGKAEVRSRAIEKKLKNVDALPTAEAESDTQALLDDLTEE
- a CDS encoding type II toxin -antitoxin system TacA 1-like antitoxin yields the protein MSETLKLSNQDRDLVMTELENPSEPNESLKELLKASTQEKQDKDNKDIKTK
- a CDS encoding restriction endonuclease subunit S, which codes for MDTSELDWSLPNNWCLCHFGDIATVINGKNQSKVENPDGKYPIYGSGGIMGRADDFICPANCTIIGRKGSINNPIFVEEKFWNVDTAFGLCPSEAVLPKFLYYFCEYFDFTTLDSSTTLPSLTKTNIQQIVLALPPIDEQKRILDKIVELFGILDEIVLNLI
- a CDS encoding restriction endonuclease subunit S is translated as MEDEPFEIPDSWRWVKLTSICNKLVDGDHNPPKSVEEQTEYIMASSRNINYDRLDDLENVRYLSKEVFKIENNRTKAEKGDIFFTSVGTIGRSCIYSGDYNICFQRSVTVLNTNINNQFLKYFFDSNFFQTYVIEHSTGTAQMGFYLKEMANSPIAIPPMHEQARIVDKVSELFYQLDQIQNNLI
- a CDS encoding AAA family ATPase; this encodes MLLGYGAKNCWCFKDWLDINLRLNGYVPEDVSDNRDYSLILGFEGANASGKTSALKVFAFIADFIKNSFIYTPESFILYDTFFNNNEPSEFYVEFTDSDELEYRYEAVLQKDHVIKETLFLIKSTVEEILLQRDNNEVSVNHLYDNESKIILRKNASIISTLHQYAIQEIEPVFNFFNKHTINVTYTGLRYEIRRDVPAISEVYFHTPEALNFSKQLIKKFDTGISDITISFREDEKNKKIYFPIFFHDVDNSNSKLGIDSESTGTRALYINLLYYYENLKSGGVLILDEFDINLHPDILPHLINLFIKRDSNPNNAQMIFTSLNPDVLDILGKYRTYLFEKENGESFCYRLDEPETNILRNDRSVSAPYKRHLLGGYPKIEA